A portion of the Paenibacillus hamazuiensis genome contains these proteins:
- a CDS encoding GntR family transcriptional regulator: MSIRIDVSRDKRGLVRDFVYETLKKNIMELRLEPGRFILEKELVEMLQVSRTPIREALVKLTQEELIETTPQKGSIISLIDLQHAEESRFIRKTLESAVVREACELLDKEQVLHLQNLVSLQELCESEQNYGRLFELDEEFHKSIMIGCGRDRTWGLIQQMATHDNRIRILRLASDSDWKIILAQHHGIVRAIKEKDPDQAEKMLRDHLELVLVEKESLKQKHAKFFK, from the coding sequence ATGAGTATTCGGATTGACGTTTCAAGAGACAAAAGAGGACTCGTCCGGGATTTCGTTTACGAAACTTTGAAGAAAAACATTATGGAGCTGCGACTCGAGCCGGGGCGGTTTATCTTGGAAAAAGAACTGGTCGAAATGCTCCAGGTGAGCAGGACGCCGATTCGTGAAGCATTGGTTAAACTCACTCAGGAGGAATTAATCGAAACCACTCCTCAGAAGGGCTCCATCATATCGCTTATCGATTTGCAGCATGCGGAAGAATCCCGGTTTATCAGAAAAACCTTGGAATCCGCCGTTGTTCGGGAAGCATGCGAACTGCTCGACAAGGAACAGGTGCTTCATCTGCAAAATCTTGTCTCGCTGCAAGAACTGTGCGAATCCGAACAGAATTATGGGCGTCTGTTTGAGCTCGATGAAGAGTTTCACAAATCGATTATGATCGGCTGCGGCCGGGACCGTACGTGGGGACTTATTCAACAAATGGCGACGCATGACAACCGCATCCGGATTTTACGGCTTGCTTCCGATTCCGACTGGAAAATCATACTTGCCCAGCATCATGGAATTGTTCGCGCCATCAAGGAGAAGGACCCCGACCAAGCGGAAAAAATGCTAAGGGATCATTTGGAGCTGGTCTTGGTTGAAAAAGAAAGTTTAAAACAGAAGCACGCCAAGTTTTTTAAATAA
- a CDS encoding helix-turn-helix domain-containing protein, which produces MSEMIVDSVEIGRLPDVRMSFHLMGMHIREVGSRWTYPSHEHPIYELHWMVEGDMKMIVEGQIYDQKKGDLLFIRPGIIHSCKSAGSRGFTYFCVHFSVADPAFSKELERHQAACYEASSPLVKELTPFLTDLCNLAVENKSRSLSAAKSMKVYAAVFGLLGTLVEHLSQTDNVVLTKKELLASRIAEYIEASIRSNLLHGQLEDSERKFVQDIAESLKLSPSQVNRIFQQVYGKAPRKYMSEILLSEARRLLLQTDLSIDHIAMILRYKSSAHFSRQFKRWTAMTPSECRSSAERGSPNESSRRG; this is translated from the coding sequence ATGTCTGAAATGATCGTCGATTCCGTTGAAATAGGCAGGCTTCCCGACGTTCGAATGTCCTTTCATCTGATGGGGATGCATATTCGCGAAGTGGGTTCCCGGTGGACATATCCATCCCATGAACATCCTATATACGAGCTTCATTGGATGGTCGAAGGGGACATGAAGATGATCGTCGAGGGGCAGATTTACGATCAAAAAAAGGGAGATCTGCTTTTCATACGTCCGGGAATCATCCATTCGTGCAAGTCGGCAGGCTCTCGTGGTTTCACTTATTTTTGCGTGCACTTCAGTGTAGCCGATCCCGCTTTCTCCAAAGAGCTGGAGCGCCATCAAGCCGCCTGCTACGAAGCCTCCTCTCCCCTTGTCAAAGAGTTGACTCCCTTCCTAACGGACTTATGCAATCTTGCGGTTGAAAACAAGAGTCGATCGCTTTCCGCCGCAAAAAGCATGAAGGTGTACGCAGCCGTGTTTGGGCTTTTGGGAACGTTGGTGGAACATCTGTCTCAAACTGACAACGTCGTGCTTACGAAGAAGGAATTACTGGCCAGCCGCATCGCCGAATATATTGAGGCTTCGATCCGCAGCAACCTGCTTCATGGCCAATTGGAAGACAGCGAAAGAAAATTCGTCCAAGATATAGCCGAATCCTTAAAATTAAGTCCATCCCAGGTGAACCGGATATTTCAACAGGTTTACGGGAAGGCTCCCCGCAAATATATGTCGGAAATTTTGTTAAGCGAAGCCCGGCGCCTGCTGCTTCAGACGGACTTGTCCATAGATCATATCGCCATGATCCTCCGGTATAAATCAAGCGCCCACTTCAGCCGCCAGTTTAAGCGCTGGACCGCCATGACCCCAAGCGAGTGCAGAAGCAGCGCAGAGCGTGGTAGCCCAAACGAATCGAGTAGGAGGGGGTGA
- a CDS encoding RidA family protein — protein MSKIEARLKELNIELPPVGEPRFSYIPCNRTGNLLYLSGQDCRIDGVLMYEGKLGSDLTIEQGQQAARQVIINCLAVMKSYLGDLDRVVKIVKLLGFVNSAPGFADQPYVMNGASNLLIDVFGESGRHARSAIGTSDLPFHTPVEIELIVEIRD, from the coding sequence ATGTCCAAAATTGAAGCGCGTCTGAAAGAACTGAACATCGAGCTGCCCCCCGTGGGAGAGCCTCGTTTCTCCTATATTCCGTGCAACCGGACCGGCAATCTGCTGTACTTGTCCGGCCAGGACTGCCGCATCGACGGCGTCCTCATGTACGAAGGCAAGCTCGGCAGCGATCTGACGATCGAGCAGGGGCAGCAGGCGGCGCGGCAGGTGATCATCAATTGTCTTGCCGTCATGAAGAGCTACCTCGGCGACCTCGACCGCGTCGTGAAAATCGTCAAGCTGCTCGGCTTCGTCAACAGCGCGCCCGGCTTCGCCGATCAGCCTTACGTCATGAACGGCGCGTCCAATTTGCTGATCGACGTTTTCGGCGAGAGCGGGCGGCACGCCAGATCCGCCATCGGCACGAGCGATCTGCCTTTTCATACGCCGGTGGAAATCGAGCTGATTGTTGAGATTCGGGATTAG
- a CDS encoding ABC transporter permease yields the protein MQAMNSSVALDKKDSVGVPLQKKKGLFYYLKFDYMLYLMLLVPVAYIVTFKYAPMYGIQIAFKDYNIFQGVSMSPWNNFETFKQIFSSPQFFQVVRNTLMLNGLDLLVGFPAPIILAILINELAWNKFKKASQTILYLPHFLSWVIIGGIVAQLLSPTGMLNSLISHMGGQPIPFLTNKYAWVATYCLVGVWQNAGWGTILYLAAMTGIDKQLYEAADADGAGRFRKIWHITLPGIRPTIVILLILQLGNIMAINFDRPFNIQNNLVMDFGDVISTYVYRVGIQSANFSVGAAVGLFQSVICLIFLVTSNFLTRRLGEDGIW from the coding sequence ATGCAAGCAATGAATAGTAGTGTTGCTCTGGATAAAAAGGATAGCGTTGGAGTACCGCTGCAAAAAAAGAAAGGATTGTTTTACTATTTAAAATTTGATTATATGCTTTACCTTATGCTGCTTGTCCCTGTTGCTTACATAGTGACATTTAAATATGCACCGATGTATGGCATACAGATTGCTTTTAAGGATTACAACATTTTCCAGGGTGTCAGCATGAGTCCGTGGAATAATTTTGAAACATTCAAGCAAATTTTTTCATCGCCACAATTTTTTCAGGTTGTTAGAAACACTTTGATGCTGAACGGTTTGGATTTGCTTGTGGGATTTCCAGCGCCGATTATTTTGGCTATTTTAATAAATGAACTGGCATGGAATAAGTTCAAAAAGGCAAGCCAGACCATACTGTATCTGCCGCATTTCCTTTCCTGGGTTATTATCGGCGGAATTGTTGCTCAGCTGCTTTCTCCCACAGGTATGTTAAACTCCTTAATTAGCCATATGGGTGGGCAACCGATACCGTTCCTCACAAACAAATATGCATGGGTTGCAACTTATTGTTTAGTTGGAGTATGGCAGAACGCAGGATGGGGGACAATTTTGTATCTTGCTGCTATGACGGGAATTGACAAGCAATTGTATGAGGCTGCCGATGCAGATGGCGCGGGAAGATTCAGGAAAATATGGCATATTACACTGCCTGGTATCAGACCAACCATTGTGATCCTTCTGATCCTGCAGCTCGGTAATATTATGGCTATTAACTTCGACCGCCCATTCAACATTCAAAACAACCTTGTCATGGATTTTGGCGACGTTATCAGCACCTATGTATATCGGGTGGGTATTCAATCTGCGAATTTTTCGGTTGGTGCAGCCGTCGGCCTGTTTCAGTCTGTTATTTGCCTAATATTCCTGGTAACCTCCAATTTTCTTACTCGTCGATTAGGCGAAGACGGAATATGGTAA
- the sigK gene encoding RNA polymerase sporulation sigma factor SigK, translating into MPGLFSAIALFIKELMLLVSYVKNNAFPQPLAEDEEEKHLRLMAQGNQHSRNLLIEHNLRLVAHIVKKFDNTGEDLEDLISIGTIGLIKAIESFSPDKGTKLATFAARCIENEILMHLRSLKKTRKDVSLHDPIGTDKEGNEITLIDILGTEADDVVDKVQLKIEKSKIYRNLDILDEREREVVVGRFGLEAGGEERTQREIAKELGISRSYVSRIEKRALMKLYHEFYKQKR; encoded by the coding sequence GTGCCTGGATTATTTTCCGCGATAGCACTGTTCATTAAAGAATTAATGCTGCTGGTTTCATATGTAAAAAACAATGCTTTTCCCCAACCGCTCGCCGAAGATGAAGAAGAAAAGCATTTGAGGTTAATGGCCCAAGGCAATCAGCATTCGAGAAATTTGCTCATCGAGCATAATCTGCGTCTCGTGGCCCACATCGTCAAAAAATTCGACAATACCGGTGAGGATCTGGAAGACCTCATCTCCATCGGTACTATTGGCTTGATCAAAGCGATCGAATCGTTTTCGCCGGATAAAGGCACGAAGCTTGCAACGTTCGCGGCACGTTGTATCGAGAACGAAATTCTCATGCATTTGCGTTCGCTCAAAAAAACACGCAAGGACGTCTCTTTGCACGACCCCATCGGGACCGACAAGGAGGGCAATGAAATCACGCTCATCGATATTCTCGGTACGGAGGCCGACGATGTTGTAGATAAAGTGCAGCTGAAGATCGAGAAAAGCAAAATTTACCGTAATTTGGATATATTGGACGAACGGGAACGGGAGGTCGTCGTCGGCCGATTCGGCCTCGAGGCCGGCGGCGAGGAGCGGACGCAGCGGGAGATCGCGAAGGAGCTGGGCATCTCGCGCTCGTACGTGTCACGGATCGAGAAGCGCGCGCTGATGAAGCTGTACCATGAGTTTTATAAGCAAAAACGCTGA